The sequence GCTAAGATATACCCAAAGGTGCAAGAGTTCACGAGAATCACTCTTCTCGAAGCAGGCGACCACATTCTCAACATGTTTGACAAGAGGATCACTGCTTTTGCTGAGGAGAAGTTCCAGAGAGACGGTATTGATTTGAAGACGAAGTCTATGGTTGTTGGAGTGACTGCTGATGAGATATCTACAAAGGAAAGGGGAAGTGGTGAAGTTGTGTCTGAGCCTTATGGTATGGTTGTGTGGTCGACAGGTATTGGTTCACGTCCTGTTATCAAGGACTTTATGCATCAGATTGGTCAGGTTAGACTTCATATCGAGCTTGACTATAATCAAATCATTTGGTTCTTGTCCATCTAAGTGGATTACTGAGTATATGTGTTACAGGGTCAGAGACGTGTCTTGGCAACTGATGAATGGCTTAGAGTGGAGGGATGTGACAGTGTCTATGCTTTAGGTGACACTGCAACCATCAACCAACGTAGAGTCATGGTAACGTTTCAACACTTCTATATAGGCTTGTGGGTTGGTTCAACATAAATTTTACCAAATTAACCAGAAATAAAGTTCGATTTGGTTCAGTTCAGTATTTTGTTAGTTCGTTTAGTTGGttatattttggtttagttgtgttcaaattttggataaattttgtttaattcaGTTAGTTCGGTTATTTCTGTTTGAAAACTGGCTAGTTTGGTTCGAGTTTTTGGTATAGTTTGGTTATTAttgtttttagttaaaaaaaaaatcgaagtaACCGATTAGAAACTGAACTTTTTTAAAAAGTCCCACTGAATCCAACCGAACCAACGAAacatttcggtttggtttggttcaaaaTTCAGCCCTACTTCTATATGTATTTCCTTGTGTCATGTATCAAACGATGAGTGACTTGTCAGAGTTTAATGTTTGGTTATGTTTGTCAGGAAGATATAGCTGCAATATTCGGTAAAGCAGAAGGGAGAGACAGGAACATTGAACAAGAAAGAGTTCAAAGGTGTGGTGAAAGACATATGCCAGAGGTACCCTCAAGTGGAGCTttacttgaagaagaagaaacttagAAACATTGCAAACTTGCTCAAGAGTGCGAATGGCGATAACACAGAGCTCAGCATCGAAACGTTTAAGCAAGCTCTCTCAGAAGTTGATACTCAAATGAAGAATCTTCCAGCTACTGCACAGGTAAAGCTTCTTCTACTAGACACAGTATTGTACTCAAATGTTGTATCTCTCGTTCTGAATCTTGATTATATTAACAGGTTGCATCACAACAAGGGAAGTACCTTGCAAAGTGCTTCAACAAAATGGAGAAATGTGAGAAGAAGCCAGAGGGACCATTGAGGTTCAGAGGAGAAGGTCGACACCGGTTCCAGCCGTTTAGGTACAGACATTTTGGATCGTTTGCTCCGCTTGGAGGGGAACAGACAGCAGCTGAACTGCCTGGGGATTGGGTCTCCATTGGTCACAGCAGCCAGTGGCTGTGGTACTCGGTTTACGCAAGCAAGCTGGTGAGCTGGCGCACAAGGTCGCTTGTAGTCTCTGACTGGGTTCGACGCTTTATCTTTGGTCGTGACTCCAGCAGCATCTAAGCTTCTTGCTTCTCCCCCATTTTTTGCTTTCCTTGGTTGGAGCTC comes from Brassica rapa cultivar Chiifu-401-42 chromosome A02, CAAS_Brap_v3.01, whole genome shotgun sequence and encodes:
- the LOC103851247 gene encoding LOW QUALITY PROTEIN: external alternative NAD(P)H-ubiquinone oxidoreductase B4, mitochondrial-like (The sequence of the model RefSeq protein was modified relative to this genomic sequence to represent the inferred CDS: inserted 2 bases in 1 codon) — encoded protein: MSTRSFCKRAYSFFKAYPSASKLLLLSTCSGGGLLVYSDSSPSKRTLTADGQEIKKKKVVVLGSGWSGYSFLSHFNNPNYDVQVVSPRNFFLFTPLLPSVTNGTVEARSIVEPIRGLMRKKGFEYTEAECVKIDPSNKKIHCKSKDSTSLKGTTEFDMDYDILVVAVGAKPNTFNTPGVEEHAHFLKEADDALKIRRSVINCFERASLPDLTEEERKKILHFVVVGGGPTGVEFSAELHDFLVEDVAKIYPKVQEFTRITLLEAGDHILNMFDKRITAFAEEKFQRDGIDLKTKSMVVGVTADEISTKERGSGEVVSEPYGMVVWSTGIGSRPVIKDFMHQIGQGQRRVLATDEWLRVEGCDSVYALGDTATINQRRVMEDIAAIFGKAEGXETGTLNKKEFKGVVKDICQRYPQVELYLKKKKLRNIANLLKSANGDNTELSIETFKQALSEVDTQMKNLPATAQVASQQGKYLAKCFNKMEKCEKKPEGPLRFRGEGRHRFQPFRYRHFGSFAPLGGEQTAAELPGDWVSIGHSSQWLWYSVYASKLVSWRTRSLVVSDWVRRFIFGRDSSSI